GATAATAATTGAGGCAAGGTAGGGTTTCTGTTACATCTAAACACAGCAGCCCCATGATACACTGTGGAAATGTAGGGCCAAATCCACAGTTGAAGGTGAGCGCCATCCCATGGCCAACATTCTCGTCGTCGATGATGATCGTGCGCTGCTGCTGATAATGCAGCTCACGCTGGAACGCGCCGGATTCCATGTGACAACCGCCGAGAACGGCGATCAAACCCTGAAACTGGCGCACCAGTCGCAGTTCGACCTGATCATCCTGGACGACATGATGCCGGGGATGAGCGGGGGCCAGACCTGCCGGCTGCTCAAGAGCGATCCCCGCACCGAGAATATCCCGGTGATGCTGTACAGCGCGCGGTCGGACGCGGTGGAAAACGAGTACGTCCACGACATCCTGGCCAACGCCGCGCTGCGTAAACCCGCCTCGCCCACCAAAGTACTGGAAGTGGTGCGCGGGCTGCTGGCGATGGCCTGAGCGCGCCGAAGCACCTCCCATCAACACCGCATGAAACCGCCCGCGACAGCAACCGTCCGGGCGGTTTTCGTTGTCTGGTCTGTTATGTATTGGCTTTGCAGAGGCTCCGCCTCCGCACCACCGCCAAAGGGCTTATGCCCTCTGGACTCCCTCATGGCCTTCGGCTTCGCTCGCGAAACCAAAGGCGGATGAAGGGTGCATGGATGCAAATCCCTGCTGGGCCGGGGCAACGCCCCGTGTTATCCCTAGCGCGGGCAGGCCGCATACTGGGTGAGGTCGATGAGCCAGAGGCCGCCGTGACGGCCTTCC
This DNA window, taken from Candidatus Flexicrinis proximus, encodes the following:
- a CDS encoding response regulator, with translation MANILVVDDDRALLLIMQLTLERAGFHVTTAENGDQTLKLAHQSQFDLIILDDMMPGMSGGQTCRLLKSDPRTENIPVMLYSARSDAVENEYVHDILANAALRKPASPTKVLEVVRGLLAMA